A single window of Cheilinus undulatus linkage group 12, ASM1832078v1, whole genome shotgun sequence DNA harbors:
- the LOC121519340 gene encoding hexokinase-2-like — protein MSSREANGGVTSKKAKVSGETAHLHLDGIPPHTLSKVQVYLDPFCLSEEKLHQVSAQLKRDMIKGLGKHTHHKAPVKMLPTFVRATPDGTENGDYLALDLGGTNFRVLHVRVEEEEQRVLKMDSQICAIPKEMMLGTGEQLFDHIAACLSEFLDSQKLKGKTLPLGFTFSFPCEQKEIDKSILIRWTKGFNCSGVEGEDVVKLLKEAIHRRGDFDIGSVAMVNDTVGTMMSCGYRDQSCEIGMIIGTGTNACYMEEIKNIKRVQGEDGRMCINTEWGGFGDDGSLREIQTEFDVEVDKTSINPGVHTFEKMISGMYLGEIVRLLLLKLTEDNLLFQGRKSDALKTPERFETRFISEIEEPDTGLENAQRILTELGLDWDEVDSRVVRLVCDTVSSRSARLCAAALATIVTRIRENRGLDHLKTTVGVDGTVYKKHPNFSDELQETVHLLAPQCDITFLVSEDGSGKGAAMVTAVAQRLAQQSRLLEDSDGEGDDEEEEDL, from the exons GTTCAGGTGTACCTGGATCCGTTCTGTCTGTCTGAGGAGAAGCTGCATCAGGTTTCTgctcagctgaagagagacatgaTCAAAGGTTTGGggaaacacacacaccacaaaGCACCCGTGAAGATGCTGCCGACCTTCGTCAGAGCCACACCAGACGGCACAG AGAACGGTGACTACCTGGCCTTGGATCTGGGTGGAACAAACTTCCGGGTGCTTCATGTgcgggtggaggaggaggagcagagagtGTTGAAGATGGACAGTCAGATCTGTGCCATCCCCAAAGAAATGATGCTGGGGACGGGAGAGCAG CTGTTCGACCACATCGCCGCGTGTCTCAGTGAGTTCCTGGACTCTCAGAAGTTAAAAGGAAAAACTCTTCCTCTGGGATTCACCTTCTCCTTTCCTTGTGAACAAAAAGAAATCGACAAG AGCATCCTGATCCGCTGGACTAAAGGCTTCAACTGCTCTGGTGTGGAGGGTGAAGACGTGGTGAAGCTGCTGAAGGAGGCGATCCACAGGAGAGGG gaCTTTGATATCGGCTCCGTTGCCATGGTGAATGACACGGTGGGCACCATGATGAGCTGTGGCTACAGAGACCAGAGCTGTGAGATCGGCATGATCATTG GTACGGGGACTAACGCGTGCTACATGGAGGAGATAAAGAACATAAAGCGGGTGCAGGGCGAGGACGGCCGGATGTGCATCAACACCGAGTGGGGCGGCTTTGGAGACGACGGCTCCCTCAGAGAAATCCAGACCGAGTTTGACGTGGAGGTGGACAAGACGTCCATCAACCCTGGAGTCCACAC GTTTGAGAAGATGATCAGTGGAATGTACCTCGGAGAGATCGtccggctgctgctgctgaagctgaCAGAGGACAACCTTCTGTTCCAAGGACGGAAGTCAGACGCACTGAAGACGCCGGAAAGATTCGAGACCAGGTTCATCTCAGAGATTGAAGA GCCGGACACCGGTTTGGAGAACGCCCAGAGGATTCTCACCGAGTTGGGTCTGGACTGGGATGAAGTCGACTCCCGTGTGGTGCGTTTGGTCTGTGACACCGTCTCCTCTCGCTCCGCCCGTCTTTGCGCCGCTGCCCTCGCCACCATCGTCACCCGCATACGAGAGAACCGCGGGCTGGACCATCTGAAGACCACCGTGGGGGTGGACGGGACAGTGTACAAGAAACACCCAAA cTTCAGTGATGAGCTCCAGGAGACCGTGCACCTCCTCGCCCCCCAGTGTGACATCACCTTCCTCGTCTCTGAGGACGGCAGCGGGAAGGGCGCTGCCATGGTAACGGCTGTGGCGCAGCGGCTGGCTCAACAGTCCCGGCTGTTGGAGGACAGTGACGGCGAGGGCGACGacgaagaagaggaggatttataa